A window from Leuconostoc mesenteroides subsp. mesenteroides encodes these proteins:
- a CDS encoding DEAD/DEAH box helicase, which translates to MAEKANQFGQFNLKKEVIDALSAIGFYEPTAVQAKLIPDVLQGRDVVGQSQTGSGKTHTFLIPILNQLEQDKKYVQAVITTPSRELAAQITKAMKEFSNQLNTNISISEFVGGTDKQRQIKQLENQQPQIVIGTPGRIKDLVESGSLKLHAVHTLVVDEADMTLDMGFLNEVDYIAGAMPEGLQTLVFSATMPEKLKPFLKKYLDNPHFEAIPVSTVIADTIDNWLLATKSKDKNDIIYQVLTIGNPYLALVFANTKERAKEISSFLRGHGLKVAEIHGDIEPRERRRVMKAIQNLEYQYVVATDLAARGIDIEGVSHVINDDIPAELEFFVHRVGRTGRNGLPGLAITLYGPDEENEVAELEALGITFKAKQIKSNEIIDVKDRKARVQRVATTKKLDSTMVGMVKKKKKNVKPGYKRRIKNAIQRKNQMDRRISQRQEMRATRKANKQRGEH; encoded by the coding sequence ATGGCTGAAAAAGCAAACCAATTTGGACAATTTAATTTAAAGAAGGAAGTTATTGACGCATTAAGTGCGATTGGCTTTTATGAACCAACTGCCGTGCAAGCAAAATTAATTCCTGATGTTTTACAAGGACGAGATGTGGTCGGACAATCGCAAACGGGCTCTGGAAAAACGCATACGTTTTTGATTCCAATCTTGAATCAATTAGAGCAGGATAAAAAATATGTGCAGGCAGTAATTACAACACCGTCACGTGAATTGGCAGCACAGATTACCAAGGCGATGAAGGAATTTTCTAATCAGCTAAATACTAACATCTCTATTTCTGAGTTTGTGGGTGGAACTGATAAACAACGACAAATTAAACAGTTAGAAAATCAGCAACCACAAATTGTCATTGGGACACCGGGTCGAATTAAAGATTTAGTAGAATCTGGATCATTGAAGTTGCATGCAGTTCATACGCTTGTTGTAGATGAAGCAGATATGACATTAGATATGGGATTTTTAAATGAAGTCGATTATATTGCGGGTGCAATGCCTGAGGGACTTCAGACATTGGTCTTCAGTGCGACAATGCCAGAAAAGTTGAAGCCATTCTTAAAAAAATATTTAGATAACCCTCATTTTGAAGCCATACCAGTATCAACAGTCATTGCCGATACAATTGATAATTGGTTGTTAGCTACTAAGTCAAAAGATAAGAATGATATTATTTATCAAGTACTAACTATCGGTAATCCATACTTAGCATTGGTTTTCGCTAATACTAAAGAGCGTGCGAAGGAAATTTCTAGTTTTTTGCGTGGACATGGTTTGAAAGTGGCTGAAATACATGGCGATATTGAACCGCGCGAGCGCCGCCGTGTGATGAAAGCTATCCAAAACTTAGAATACCAGTATGTCGTGGCAACGGACTTGGCTGCACGCGGTATTGATATTGAAGGTGTTTCGCATGTCATTAATGATGATATACCCGCTGAACTAGAATTCTTTGTTCACCGTGTAGGGCGGACGGGACGTAATGGCTTGCCTGGATTAGCCATTACATTGTACGGCCCTGATGAAGAAAATGAAGTTGCTGAATTGGAAGCCTTGGGTATCACCTTTAAGGCTAAGCAAATCAAAAGCAATGAAATTATTGATGTTAAGGACCGAAAGGCACGTGTTCAACGAGTGGCCACAACCAAAAAATTAGATTCAACTATGGTTGGTATGGTTAAAAAGAAGAAGAAAAATGTCAAACCAGGTTACAAAAGACGGATTAAAAACGCAATTCAGCGCAAAAATCAAATGGATCGTCGAATATCTCAACGACAAGAAATGAGAGCAACACGCAAAGCAAACAAGCAACGTGGAGAGCATTAA
- a CDS encoding bifunctional oligoribonuclease/PAP phosphatase NrnA, with amino-acid sequence MSVIEEQILEQIKRYDTIIIHRHQRPDPDAFGSQLGLKEILQASFPEKKIYAVGKEVQGLAWMNENDDFMDTVPDAAYNKALVIVTDTANAPRVDDQRWPEGLEVIKIDHHPNDEPYGDWQWVKDGHSATSTMIFEFYEKLKNQGLVMTKKAARLLYIGIIGDTGRFMYSIDAETFRVVSELFKYDFDYQEIHHAMATISENAAKLSGYVLQNINILPSGFAYVILTKELLKQFDLKDAGTAFVVPLPSKIDSVKSWAIFEEQDEGNYRVRLRSRTIAINKIANQFEGGGHPMASGAWAQDQGDIDRLIHIVDSALSEKRDTEKED; translated from the coding sequence ATGTCAGTAATAGAAGAACAAATATTAGAACAGATCAAACGTTATGATACAATAATTATTCATCGGCATCAACGACCTGATCCAGATGCTTTTGGTTCACAGTTAGGCTTGAAAGAAATATTACAAGCAAGCTTTCCGGAAAAAAAGATATATGCCGTGGGTAAAGAAGTTCAAGGATTGGCATGGATGAATGAAAATGATGATTTCATGGATACTGTACCCGATGCTGCTTATAATAAGGCTCTTGTTATTGTAACTGATACAGCTAATGCACCGCGGGTAGATGATCAACGCTGGCCTGAAGGTTTAGAAGTTATTAAAATTGATCATCACCCAAATGATGAACCATATGGGGATTGGCAATGGGTTAAAGATGGTCACTCTGCTACAAGCACAATGATTTTTGAATTCTATGAGAAACTTAAAAATCAAGGATTAGTGATGACCAAAAAAGCGGCACGGTTATTATATATCGGTATTATTGGCGACACGGGTCGATTTATGTATAGTATCGATGCAGAAACATTCCGTGTGGTGTCAGAACTGTTTAAGTATGATTTTGATTATCAAGAAATTCATCATGCGATGGCAACCATTTCAGAAAACGCAGCAAAATTGTCAGGCTATGTTTTGCAAAATATCAATATATTGCCATCGGGATTTGCTTATGTCATTTTAACCAAAGAATTGCTAAAGCAATTTGACTTAAAAGATGCTGGAACAGCATTTGTTGTACCCTTACCCTCAAAGATAGATTCTGTAAAATCATGGGCTATTTTTGAAGAACAAGATGAAGGAAACTATCGTGTCAGACTACGCTCACGAACAATTGCAATCAATAAGATTGCAAATCAATTTGAGGGCGGCGGTCATCCAATGGCTTCAGGAGCCTGGGCACAAGATCAAGGTGATATAGATCGTTTAATCCATATAGTTGATAGTGCTCTTAGCGAGAAGCGAGACACAGAAAAGGAAGATTGA
- the dinB gene encoding DNA polymerase IV, with amino-acid sequence MPEFLITADNRKIIHVDLDAFFAQIEMRDHPELRNLPLIISRDPTESNGRGVVATANYIARKLGVHSAMSAAEAKKLAPDAFFMQPDIQKYKMISQQIHHIFHQYTDKIEPIAFDEAYLDLTDSPLTGATLAAKIRHQILKETQLTSSIGVSYNKLLAKLASEYNKPNGVTILTKDNALDFLAKLPISSFRGVGKKTQEKFALLGVDNGAQLRVIPQETLRAQFGKMGEHLFWQARGVHFGEVQWQRQRQSVGKETTFDQFVQTRDEINLEFNKLAVGIVEIMKNKKLVGRTLNIKIRDSEFNTITRSVTQSVPFKLEAGSMVSVAQTIFDENIDTTFSIRLLGISLSNLQSSGFEEITLF; translated from the coding sequence ATGCCAGAATTTCTGATCACAGCAGACAATAGAAAAATTATTCACGTTGATTTAGATGCTTTTTTTGCACAAATTGAAATGCGTGATCATCCCGAGTTGCGTAATTTACCATTGATTATTTCGCGTGATCCTACTGAGTCAAACGGACGTGGTGTTGTTGCGACTGCTAATTACATTGCCAGAAAGTTAGGCGTACACTCAGCAATGAGTGCCGCCGAGGCTAAAAAGTTAGCCCCGGATGCATTTTTCATGCAACCTGATATACAGAAATATAAGATGATATCTCAGCAAATTCATCATATTTTTCATCAGTATACTGATAAAATTGAACCTATTGCATTTGATGAAGCATACTTAGATTTAACAGATAGCCCACTTACGGGAGCGACATTAGCGGCAAAAATTCGTCACCAAATTCTAAAAGAAACACAATTAACCAGTTCAATCGGCGTTTCGTACAATAAATTGTTAGCGAAATTAGCATCCGAATACAATAAGCCCAATGGTGTTACTATATTAACAAAAGACAATGCATTAGATTTTTTGGCGAAATTGCCAATTTCCTCTTTTCGAGGCGTTGGGAAAAAAACACAGGAAAAATTTGCATTGCTGGGTGTTGATAATGGGGCACAATTGCGTGTGATACCTCAAGAAACATTACGAGCTCAATTTGGAAAAATGGGTGAACACTTGTTTTGGCAGGCTAGGGGCGTTCATTTTGGTGAAGTTCAATGGCAGCGTCAAAGACAGTCTGTAGGAAAAGAAACGACCTTTGATCAATTCGTACAAACAAGAGATGAAATCAATCTAGAATTCAACAAATTGGCTGTGGGAATTGTTGAAATTATGAAAAATAAGAAGTTAGTAGGACGTACGCTAAATATAAAAATTCGTGATAGCGAATTTAATACCATTACACGTTCTGTCACTCAAAGTGTACCTTTTAAATTAGAAGCTGGTAGTATGGTATCTGTAGCGCAGACAATATTTGATGAAAACATTGATACGACTTTTTCCATCCGTTTATTAGGGATATCGCTTAGTAATTTACAGTCTAGCGGATTTGAGGAAATAACACTGTTTTAA
- the holA gene encoding DNA polymerase III subunit delta, with amino-acid sequence MNLKQLQQQIENNTMANFYVVTGEEEILLSHVQSLFKELVSQEDRDMNYSQIDLAEQTVDVVINDAMSVPFFGNRRVVVVKNPQFLTATGKIGNRDQELLLRLFEHPVLQNIVVFFVNDLKLDKRKKLAKVLLKTAENISVPALNERQAQQAIVQQLDQRSYTIEPEALHELMQRTNAQYTDMKNELPKLITYAEQTKKITLDVVSALVPKTLTANAFDLVDTVIKRRPQEALTLYHDLLQNGEAPLRLNAVLTNQFRLLLQVAGLSGNDQDIGAQLKVHPYRVKLAKGSLKSYPPQLVRTGYLGMIDIEKQLKSTSQDPELLFERFILKNFH; translated from the coding sequence ATGAACTTAAAACAACTACAACAGCAAATTGAAAATAATACCATGGCAAATTTTTACGTTGTGACAGGAGAAGAAGAGATATTACTGAGTCATGTACAATCATTGTTTAAGGAACTGGTCAGTCAAGAAGATCGTGACATGAATTATTCCCAGATTGATTTGGCTGAACAGACGGTGGATGTTGTGATTAATGATGCTATGTCCGTACCCTTTTTTGGTAATCGTCGTGTTGTTGTGGTCAAGAATCCACAGTTCTTGACTGCTACAGGAAAAATTGGAAATCGTGATCAAGAATTATTATTAAGATTATTTGAGCACCCAGTATTGCAAAATATTGTTGTTTTTTTTGTCAATGACTTAAAATTAGACAAGCGTAAAAAATTAGCAAAAGTTCTTCTGAAGACGGCTGAAAATATATCTGTGCCAGCTCTTAATGAGCGCCAAGCGCAACAGGCTATTGTCCAACAACTAGATCAGCGCTCATATACCATAGAACCAGAAGCACTCCATGAATTAATGCAGCGTACTAATGCTCAGTACACAGATATGAAAAATGAATTGCCTAAGCTAATAACCTATGCGGAACAGACAAAAAAAATAACATTAGACGTCGTATCGGCATTAGTTCCCAAGACTCTGACAGCTAATGCGTTTGATTTAGTAGACACAGTTATTAAACGAAGACCGCAAGAAGCATTAACCCTTTATCACGATCTCTTACAGAATGGCGAGGCCCCGTTACGACTAAATGCCGTTTTAACTAATCAATTTAGACTACTTTTGCAGGTAGCAGGGTTATCTGGGAATGATCAAGACATTGGGGCTCAACTCAAGGTGCACCCTTATCGAGTAAAATTGGCCAAAGGATCATTAAAATCGTATCCACCGCAGCTTGTACGAACAGGATATCTAGGTATGATTGATATAGAAAAACAATTAAAATCCACATCTCAAGATCCTGAACTTTTATTTGAGCGGTTTATTTTAAAAAATTTTCACTAA
- a CDS encoding transporter produces MSDMLEIIKEKYQEYKIWLFTILFILAIVTYCAYSHHTKEVPRTLSSSSITSTSIVKQSESGDKNSTVLMVDVKGAVKKPGVYNITGLARVQTAIVQAGGTLEEADMQQVNLAQKLTDGQIVYVPVRGEISSASVNGGSTSAMTMADSEVVNLNTATVVELQTLDGIGIKKAEQIIAYREEHGGFKAIEEIKQVSGIGEKRFEALKDKVTV; encoded by the coding sequence ATGTCAGATATGCTAGAAATTATAAAAGAAAAGTACCAGGAGTATAAAATTTGGCTATTTACCATTTTATTTATTCTCGCCATTGTTACTTACTGTGCATATTCTCATCATACTAAAGAAGTACCACGGACATTATCATCTTCTTCAATAACAAGTACAAGTATTGTAAAGCAATCTGAATCTGGTGACAAAAATAGCACAGTTCTAATGGTTGATGTGAAAGGTGCTGTCAAAAAGCCTGGAGTTTACAACATTACTGGTTTGGCACGTGTACAAACAGCTATTGTGCAAGCTGGTGGAACCCTAGAAGAAGCAGATATGCAGCAGGTTAATTTAGCTCAGAAGTTGACAGATGGTCAAATTGTTTACGTACCAGTAAGAGGAGAGATATCTTCTGCTTCTGTGAACGGCGGTAGTACGTCGGCAATGACTATGGCAGATAGTGAAGTTGTCAATTTGAATACCGCTACGGTAGTGGAATTACAAACGTTAGATGGAATTGGTATCAAGAAAGCTGAACAAATCATTGCCTATCGTGAGGAACACGGTGGATTTAAAGCTATTGAGGAAATCAAACAGGTTTCGGGTATCGGTGAAAAAAGATTTGAAGCTTTGAAAGATAAAGTGACTGTTTAA
- a CDS encoding PDZ domain-containing protein gives MRKKSKIVLAIASLLVIIGIVAAVWPLNGYIESPGEADDLAQFVKIDGKKDTSKGQYRITSVYLSQANGFKYLQTKVNPHLSYATAQEVTGGQSSATFSKVQDFYMQSAIANAEQVAFKKANKPITTKYRGIYVLSVSAKSHFKKSVKVGDTITAIDGHHYENSDSFIKYLANKSKGTKVTVDYTRDDKKGQATGDTIKLAGTKTAEYPNGRAGIGIVLTDNVSVTTTPKVSVNAGQIGGPSGGLMFTIQIYDQLTGDLLSKGRNIAGTGTMSADGYVGEIGGIDKKIMAAKEAGSTIFFAPYIKPSKELLKYEEQHKTNYMLARDTAKKYAPKLKVIPVQTFDDVINYLQTGKVIETTDSVK, from the coding sequence ATGCGCAAAAAAAGTAAAATAGTTCTAGCTATTGCCTCCCTTTTAGTAATAATTGGTATTGTAGCTGCTGTTTGGCCCTTGAACGGGTACATCGAGTCACCAGGTGAAGCTGACGACTTAGCACAGTTTGTTAAAATTGATGGTAAAAAAGATACATCAAAGGGACAATACAGAATTACATCTGTTTATTTGTCACAAGCGAATGGATTTAAGTATTTACAAACTAAAGTTAACCCACATCTGTCGTATGCTACTGCACAGGAAGTCACTGGTGGACAAAGTTCAGCTACTTTTAGTAAAGTACAAGATTTCTATATGCAAAGTGCAATCGCCAATGCTGAACAAGTTGCCTTTAAAAAAGCGAATAAGCCGATTACGACAAAATATCGTGGTATCTACGTATTGAGTGTCTCTGCTAAATCTCATTTCAAAAAGAGTGTCAAAGTAGGAGATACAATCACTGCAATCGACGGTCATCACTATGAAAACTCAGATAGCTTCATTAAGTATTTAGCTAATAAATCTAAGGGAACAAAAGTTACTGTCGACTACACTCGTGATGATAAAAAAGGCCAAGCAACTGGAGATACAATTAAGCTTGCTGGTACCAAGACGGCAGAATACCCAAACGGTCGTGCTGGAATAGGTATCGTGCTGACAGATAATGTGTCCGTTACAACAACCCCGAAAGTTAGTGTCAATGCTGGACAAATTGGTGGACCTTCAGGCGGTTTAATGTTTACCATACAGATTTATGATCAATTAACTGGTGATTTGTTATCTAAAGGACGTAATATTGCTGGTACGGGGACGATGAGTGCTGATGGCTATGTCGGTGAGATTGGCGGTATTGATAAAAAGATTATGGCTGCTAAGGAGGCCGGATCCACAATATTCTTTGCCCCATATATAAAGCCAAGCAAAGAGTTACTTAAATATGAAGAACAACATAAAACTAATTATATGTTAGCTCGAGACACGGCCAAAAAATACGCACCTAAATTAAAGGTTATTCCTGTGCAAACATTTGATGATGTAATCAATTACTTGCAGACGGGGAAAGTAATTGAAACAACTGACAGTGTGAAATAA
- the coaD gene encoding pantetheine-phosphate adenylyltransferase, whose amino-acid sequence MSIAVFPGSFDPLTNGHLDIIRRASSIFEKVIVGVGNNTSKAALFTPQEKITLISTVVKDLPNVEVAIMQGLTVQFMKEVGAKYIVRGLRNGKDFEYERDIAGMNSALADVETVLLLAKPENQNISSSMVKEIGSMGADNMVKFVPNTIVEALKERLNAQKK is encoded by the coding sequence ATGAGTATAGCAGTATTTCCTGGAAGCTTTGATCCGTTAACCAATGGCCATTTAGATATTATTAGACGTGCTAGTAGTATATTTGAAAAAGTAATCGTAGGTGTTGGTAATAATACAAGTAAAGCGGCGCTATTCACCCCACAAGAAAAAATAACATTAATTAGTACTGTCGTTAAAGATTTGCCCAATGTTGAGGTTGCAATCATGCAGGGACTAACAGTTCAATTCATGAAAGAAGTTGGTGCTAAGTATATTGTTCGAGGACTTCGAAATGGTAAAGATTTTGAGTATGAACGTGATATTGCCGGAATGAATAGTGCTCTTGCAGATGTTGAGACTGTTTTACTACTTGCAAAGCCGGAAAATCAAAATATTTCCAGTTCTATGGTGAAAGAAATTGGTAGTATGGGTGCTGATAACATGGTAAAGTTTGTTCCAAATACCATCGTTGAAGCACTAAAGGAGCGACTAAATGCGCAAAAAAAGTAA
- the rsmD gene encoding 16S rRNA (guanine(966)-N(2))-methyltransferase RsmD translates to MRVVSGKFRGTRLEAVNGDKTRPTTDKVKEAMFSMLMPYLDGGNVLDLYAGTGGLSIEAVSRGMTHATLVDRQFQAIKVIRENVEKTHHTDEFTVLKSPAQQALLNFVANSEKFDLIFLDPPYAKETIAADMSFMVENGLLNSGAIILAESNDEANLPNESDDFSIIQQKHYGITVVTIYQYEG, encoded by the coding sequence ATGCGGGTAGTATCAGGAAAATTTAGAGGAACACGCCTCGAAGCAGTCAATGGCGATAAAACACGTCCGACAACCGATAAAGTGAAAGAGGCCATGTTTAGCATGTTAATGCCTTATTTAGATGGTGGAAATGTACTTGATTTATATGCAGGTACAGGAGGTTTGAGCATCGAGGCGGTTTCAAGAGGTATGACACATGCCACGTTGGTAGATCGCCAATTCCAAGCAATTAAAGTTATTCGAGAGAATGTTGAGAAGACACATCATACCGATGAGTTTACGGTACTAAAGTCGCCAGCACAGCAAGCTTTGCTTAACTTCGTAGCTAATTCCGAAAAATTTGATTTGATTTTTTTGGATCCACCATATGCTAAAGAAACAATTGCTGCAGATATGTCATTTATGGTAGAAAACGGGTTATTAAATTCTGGTGCCATTATATTGGCTGAAAGCAATGATGAGGCAAATTTACCGAATGAAAGTGATGATTTCTCAATCATCCAACAGAAACATTATGGTATAACCGTAGTGACGATATATCAATATGAGGGGTAA
- a CDS encoding DUF2129 domain-containing protein, translating to MTFKIQPRRAIYIYINNIRHAQQLKKFGQITYISRKMMFVGLYVNDENVEQLVEKIRQYKFVKKVVMSPRPEINPDLDNLHDDIFFENYDEGGNTN from the coding sequence ATGACATTTAAAATACAACCACGCCGTGCCATTTATATCTATATCAATAATATAAGGCATGCACAACAGCTTAAAAAGTTTGGTCAAATCACTTACATATCTCGCAAAATGATGTTTGTAGGTTTATATGTGAATGATGAAAATGTTGAACAATTAGTTGAAAAAATTAGACAGTATAAGTTTGTAAAAAAAGTCGTCATGTCGCCACGTCCGGAAATTAACCCCGATTTGGATAATTTGCATGATGATATTTTCTTTGAAAATTATGATGAAGGGGGAAATACAAACTAA
- a CDS encoding FtsW/RodA/SpoVE family cell cycle protein: MFKKIRKLDYWIAVPFAILSALGVVMVFSASLTNAAMLNFYKQLLFVFIGWIGAFTLFHFNINNWRNEKWIQVMMFGIIGLLVIARIMPAVNGAHGWIPLGIITLQPAEFLKIILILYFADFFAKHPWQPHVKLSQQPICQPNAWLLPFSSLFLLFIMPDNGNMIIAAIIMITILLAAGVSRKVTVTWFAIAGIGFGLLQPIINLVDKIFHLTGSTHYGVLRLINFVNPWADLDQSRQLLYGYYAIAHGGMFGVGLGNSLIKPYLPESNTDFIMAVMTEELGAVVTVIVLILLLIIITRLIILGIRQKRQYQRLVMYGVATLLFIQAFVNLGGVIGVLPITGVVFPFISGGGSSYIAFSAAIGLTLNIAAQQKKKPVIHPNDTVARKDYR; this comes from the coding sequence ATGTTTAAAAAAATCAGAAAATTAGATTATTGGATTGCGGTACCATTTGCCATACTCAGTGCGTTAGGTGTGGTTATGGTTTTTTCGGCGAGTTTAACGAATGCAGCTATGCTGAACTTTTATAAACAACTTCTTTTTGTTTTTATTGGTTGGATTGGTGCGTTTACTTTATTTCATTTTAATATTAACAACTGGCGTAATGAAAAATGGATACAGGTGATGATGTTTGGGATAATCGGCCTTTTAGTTATTGCCAGAATAATGCCAGCAGTTAATGGTGCACATGGTTGGATTCCATTGGGAATTATTACTTTGCAGCCGGCTGAGTTTTTAAAAATAATTTTAATATTATATTTTGCTGATTTTTTTGCTAAACATCCATGGCAACCACATGTTAAATTATCACAACAGCCAATTTGCCAGCCAAATGCTTGGCTGTTACCTTTTTCATCGCTATTTTTACTATTCATTATGCCAGATAACGGTAATATGATTATTGCTGCTATTATTATGATAACCATTTTATTGGCAGCTGGGGTGTCTAGAAAAGTTACCGTTACCTGGTTTGCTATTGCTGGCATTGGTTTTGGCCTTTTACAACCAATCATTAATTTGGTTGATAAAATATTTCATCTGACTGGTAGTACGCATTATGGTGTTTTAAGATTAATTAATTTTGTTAATCCGTGGGCTGACCTAGATCAAAGTCGTCAACTACTATACGGTTATTACGCTATAGCACATGGTGGGATGTTCGGTGTTGGTTTAGGAAATTCTCTTATAAAACCATATTTACCGGAATCTAATACGGATTTTATTATGGCAGTAATGACAGAGGAACTAGGGGCGGTAGTGACTGTCATTGTGTTAATTTTATTGTTAATAATCATAACACGACTTATTATTTTGGGCATTAGACAAAAAAGGCAATATCAACGATTAGTCATGTATGGTGTAGCTACCTTGTTATTTATCCAAGCTTTTGTTAATTTAGGTGGCGTTATTGGTGTGTTACCAATAACGGGTGTTGTTTTCCCATTTATTTCTGGTGGAGGGTCCTCATATATAGCCTTTAGTGCTGCGATTGGTCTAACCTTGAATATTGCTGCACAACAAAAGAAAAAGCCAGTTATTCATCCCAATGATACAGTGGCCAGAAAGGATTACCGATGA
- the pepA gene encoding glutamyl aminopeptidase, with the protein MKDSTWARVKKYTELQGTSGQEHAIRQSFRSDLEPLVDAIHQEGLGGVYGVKEGQGPRVMFAAHMDEVGFIVKDILPSGALKVAALGGWNPAVISSQRFTLFTSRGKYPIVSSSVSPHLLRGSTHDPQMPTVEDILFDGGFLDKDEAWSFGVRPGDFIVPEVSTVMTANKRRVISKSWDNRFGLVTILDALEELESVQTPNTLIMGANVQEEVGLRGAHGAVNLLKPDIFFAVDSSAADDTTGQSGHQGILDQGTLLRVFDPTVVMPLRLKEFLLSVAEDNHIPYQYFVSKGGTDAAAAQTELTGVPSVALGVASRYIHTHQTVWSIKDFEASKAFVVAIAKNLDDANLKTIMGD; encoded by the coding sequence ATGAAAGATAGTACATGGGCTCGTGTGAAAAAGTATACGGAACTACAAGGTACTTCTGGTCAAGAACACGCTATTCGTCAATCTTTCCGTTCTGATTTGGAACCATTGGTTGATGCAATCCACCAAGAGGGACTTGGTGGTGTTTACGGTGTTAAAGAAGGACAAGGTCCACGTGTAATGTTTGCAGCGCATATGGATGAAGTTGGATTTATTGTGAAAGATATTCTGCCTAGTGGTGCACTTAAAGTGGCTGCTCTTGGTGGATGGAATCCAGCAGTCATTAGTTCACAAAGATTTACCCTGTTCACAAGCAGAGGTAAGTATCCTATTGTTTCAAGCTCTGTATCACCACACTTATTACGTGGCAGTACTCATGACCCACAGATGCCAACTGTCGAGGATATTTTATTTGATGGCGGTTTTTTGGACAAAGATGAAGCATGGTCCTTTGGTGTCCGCCCTGGGGATTTTATTGTGCCAGAAGTATCAACCGTTATGACAGCAAATAAAAGGCGCGTAATATCTAAATCATGGGATAATCGATTTGGACTTGTGACAATATTAGACGCTTTGGAAGAACTAGAAAGTGTTCAGACACCTAATACCTTGATCATGGGCGCTAATGTTCAAGAAGAAGTTGGATTACGCGGTGCACATGGCGCTGTCAATCTACTGAAACCAGATATTTTTTTCGCAGTTGATTCTAGTGCTGCAGATGATACTACTGGACAAAGTGGCCATCAAGGTATCCTAGATCAAGGAACGTTATTACGTGTTTTTGATCCGACCGTTGTGATGCCACTACGCTTAAAAGAATTTTTGTTATCTGTGGCTGAAGATAACCATATTCCTTATCAGTACTTTGTTTCCAAAGGTGGAACAGATGCAGCAGCAGCTCAAACTGAGCTAACTGGTGTACCATCTGTTGCATTAGGAGTTGCTTCTCGTTACATCCACACCCACCAAACCGTTTGGTCAATTAAGGATTTTGAGGCTTCTAAAGCATTTGTTGTGGCTATTGCTAAAAATTTGGATGATGCAAATCTTAAAACTATTATGGGCGATTAA
- a CDS encoding 2,3-bisphosphoglycerate-dependent phosphoglycerate mutase: MAAKLVLVRHGESTANRDNEFTGWTDVPLTLKGVRQAKHVGEVLKRHGLQFDVSFTSFLKRAIITDNIILEEIDQLWLPLHKAWQLNERHYGALRGLNKDYARQQYGANKVALWRRSYTATPPLLEQIIPDRRYPEGLEPRGESLKMASDRLVPYWHSEILPQIQQGKNVLIVAHGSSLRALVKYIEHISDEDIDGLEIDNGEPILYEYKEEFSERIYLE; the protein is encoded by the coding sequence ATGGCTGCTAAACTTGTGTTAGTTCGCCACGGAGAGTCAACAGCAAACCGTGACAATGAATTTACCGGATGGACTGACGTTCCACTGACCTTAAAAGGGGTTAGACAGGCAAAACATGTTGGTGAAGTTTTGAAGCGACATGGTTTGCAATTCGATGTATCATTTACTTCTTTTTTAAAGCGCGCGATAATAACTGACAATATTATATTAGAAGAAATTGATCAGTTATGGTTACCACTCCATAAGGCTTGGCAACTTAACGAGCGCCACTATGGGGCATTGCGTGGCTTGAACAAAGATTATGCTCGTCAACAATACGGTGCTAATAAAGTTGCCTTATGGCGACGTAGTTATACGGCTACACCACCACTATTAGAACAAATTATACCAGATAGACGCTACCCAGAAGGCTTAGAACCACGTGGTGAGAGCTTGAAAATGGCCAGTGATAGGCTCGTTCCTTATTGGCATTCAGAAATCTTACCACAGATACAGCAAGGAAAAAATGTCTTAATCGTCGCACATGGTAGCTCCTTACGTGCTTTAGTCAAATATATAGAACATATTAGCGATGAAGACATAGACGGTCTTGAGATTGACAATGGCGAACCTATTTTGTACGAGTACAAAGAAGAATTTAGTGAGAGGATTTATTTAGAATGA